In Planktothrix sp. FACHB-1365, a single window of DNA contains:
- a CDS encoding NADAR family protein gives MTIYFYSSREKPYGCFSNFSAHGFMLDELYWATSEHYFQAQKFVNTPYLEKVRQTKTPKDAANLGRNRSLPLRSDWDQVKDQVMRKAVLQKFRTHIDIRYILLSTGDKMLVENSPIDYYWGCGKDGSGKNKLGQILMEVREILRKETM, from the coding sequence ATGACGATTTACTTTTATTCTTCACGAGAAAAACCTTATGGTTGCTTTTCCAATTTCTCAGCCCATGGCTTTATGCTGGATGAGTTGTACTGGGCAACCAGTGAACATTATTTTCAAGCCCAGAAGTTTGTTAATACTCCCTATTTGGAAAAAGTACGGCAAACTAAAACACCGAAAGATGCTGCAAATTTAGGTAGGAATCGCTCTTTGCCCCTTCGTTCTGATTGGGATCAGGTGAAGGATCAGGTGATGCGAAAAGCAGTGCTACAAAAGTTTAGAACCCATATCGATATTCGATATATTCTGCTGTCAACGGGGGATAAAATGCTTGTGGAAAACTCTCCAATTGATTACTATTGGGGCTGTGGAAAAGATGGAAGTGGCAAGAACAAATTAGGGCAAATCTTGATGGAAGTACGGGAAATTTTACGCAAGGAAACGATGTAG
- a CDS encoding ThiF family adenylyltransferase: protein MSLFFHEQLYRSDAVMSKLKDFPVTICGAGALGANLTENLARAGLGKLKVIDCDRIEERNLSTQPYYRSDVGAFKAKILANNLYRAIGTKIDVESKELSATNAPQLLKESGLIVDGFDNSKSRQTVKDYADQTGVPCLHVGLASDYSEVIWNQVYRVPSDVNDDVCDYPLARNLVMLTVAVACEVIISFITTNQQRNFTITLKDLSVRSLKE, encoded by the coding sequence ATGAGCCTCTTTTTTCATGAACAACTTTATCGTAGCGATGCAGTCATGTCGAAGCTGAAGGATTTTCCGGTAACGATTTGTGGCGCAGGCGCCTTGGGGGCGAATTTAACTGAGAATCTCGCTCGTGCTGGGTTGGGTAAGCTTAAGGTGATTGATTGCGATCGCATTGAGGAACGAAATCTCTCGACTCAACCCTATTATCGTTCTGATGTGGGGGCATTCAAAGCTAAGATTTTGGCGAATAATTTGTATCGAGCAATTGGGACAAAGATAGATGTTGAAAGCAAAGAATTGTCTGCGACTAATGCCCCTCAATTATTGAAAGAAAGTGGATTGATTGTTGATGGATTTGACAATAGCAAATCCCGTCAGACGGTGAAGGATTACGCTGATCAAACTGGAGTTCCATGCCTTCATGTTGGACTTGCTTCTGATTATTCAGAAGTAATTTGGAATCAGGTTTATCGAGTTCCTTCTGATGTGAATGATGATGTTTGTGATTATCCACTCGCGCGTAATTTGGTGATGCTAACGGTTGCTGTCGCCTGTGAGGTAATTATTTCTTTTATTACGACTAACCAACAACGGAACTTCACAATTACCCTGAAGGATTTAAGTGTTCGCTCACTCAAGGAATAA